The genomic interval catccatccatagaAAAATGGCTTAATTCCTTCATATATAGGACTTATTGTTCAGGTACCAACTGAATTTTCAAGTCTAATTTCATTGTTACCTTTTCATCTAGCTTTTCACAGCAGTTCGTGGAAAAGGTGCGCTCCTCAATGGTTCACCAATCAAAAGTAAGTGCTATGTTTTGGTTAAAACTGGGTCCTGATGTGTTGACAGTCAACACAGAACTTAGACATCTTTTCCTTCTCTAATGAGCAGCTTCTTCTCAAAACGAGTTGGTGAAGGCCCTTCTGGTAACAGAGGTAGGTGCTTCTATCAAGAAACATTCTATTATGTCTAGATAAATTGAACGAATATTAGTTTGTtatgatgatatatatgtgCCGAAAATTCCCGTAAGATTTCATCTCAATAATGTAGTtttaataaattcatttttactGCATTTCATTAATCAGTATAAGAAGTCAAATAACCTAGATATGGTCACTTCTGTCTTCACAGAAAACATCGTCCAACAAAGTTCATTAGCTCAATTGTGCTACCATACACTTGCAATTTGTTGAATGCTCATATTTGGCAACTATTTCTGATGGATAAACTTGAAAACATTATTTACTCTCCATACTTCAAGAgtttaaaaactatataatcaAAAGTTAACTTGTGTGACTCATAAAGTTTTGGGGGTTTGTGAAATCTCTTCATATTCTAGGTGATCCCGTTCAACCTggatttaatttaatattccACACTCAAGTAATTAGGTTGATTGAGATTATCATAACTGTATCAATTAATGCTTAGTTAATCATGTTGACTGGACTTTTTGGAACCCCCACATTATctcttgaaacaaaaaattaacatcTTGCTATTagcagattaatctatttttaaacataGGCTAATTTGCCTATTTCAGCATGTCAGGCTTTCTGTTGGAGTATGTGCATCGATATTTTCTCTTGTGGTACCTATACCATTATAAATGTGTAATTCATGCTACCTTGGAGAAAATGAGTTTCTTGTGAGCCCTTTTCTACATGACCGATCCCCTTTGTACGTGACCAATGGTCAATAGGCATACTTCACATAGTACATTGTTAGATATCTGAAACTTGATTTGTACTGGATGGCCAATGGTGGTGTGTGCCTGGCTGCCTGCTCAGCATACAATACACTTTGTTAATAGGCTATATCAGATATGCGAGTTCCAGTTTCTATATTTTGAATGTCATAATATTAGTGGAAATATTTGACCAATAACCTTGCCAATTGAGCAGGTGGGAACCAAAAGAGATAAGGCCACTTTGGATGATACAACAAACAGAATCAACAAGTTGCTATTCAAGGTAAACCTGCATCgatattttcatgaaatatgatTATAGGCCAACACATTAGTGCCCTAAAATGGTATTCAATATTTCAGATTAGATCCATACGGATGTGTGGCTCGTTGGCCTTGAACATGTGTGGAGTTGCCTGTGGTAGGCTTGATTTGTGTTATGAGATTGGATTTGGTGGCCCCTGGTATGGTTAAATTAGTTAATATAAATGCACTCTCTtgttaaaaatctaaactacCTAAACCTCTTTTATTGTCAATTCTCCACTCTTAGGGATGTGGCTGCTGGAGCTCTGATTATTCAGGAAGCTGGTGGTCTTGTTTTTGATCCGTAAGTTACACTGTTTAGAATGGCATGTTACTGATGCTGCTAAACATAGCACAATCAGCTTGAGTATCTATGATTGATCGGTCATTCTGGCTTGTAGGAGTGGTGGAGAGTTCGATCTGATGGCACGAAGAATGGCAGGATCAAACAGCTATCTGAAGGATCAATTCATCAAAGAATTGGGAGACACAAGCTGAACAAGATGTCCATCAATATGAAGTAGAATAAGAACATAAGATCTCCCTGCCAATTTTATTGaggcacaatttttttttagttgtttctgcATAAAACATAACGCTTCTTGCAGAGAAGTTTTCGACGCAGTATGGCATCGTATTATtttcaa from Oryza brachyantha chromosome 3, ObraRS2, whole genome shotgun sequence carries:
- the LOC102705514 gene encoding inositol monophosphatase 3 — its product is MAEEQFLAVAVDAAKSAGEIIRKGFYQTKNVEHKGQVDLVTETDKACEDLIFNHLRKHYPDHKFIGEETSAALGATADLTADPTWIVDPLDGTTNFVHGFPFVCVSIGLTIGKIPTVGVVYNPIMNELFTAVRGKGALLNGSPIKTSSQNELVKALLVTEVGTKRDKATLDDTTNRINKLLFKIRSIRMCGSLALNMCGVACGRLDLCYEIGFGGPWDVAAGALIIQEAGGLVFDPSGGEFDLMARRMAGSNSYLKDQFIKELGDTS